The genomic interval TTCCTTGTCAATGTTATTGAAACAATATCTGAAGCATGCCCCAGTACTGCCCTTGTCCTTGACGGAGCCCTGACCCTATTTGCAGAACCACTGATAATGTTTGGAAGCGAGGAGCTGAATAAAAAATATTTAACAGAGATAGCAAAGGGTGCAGTTGGCGGCCTTGCAATAACAGAACCCGGGTCTGGAAGCGATGCAGCATCCATATCTACAAGGGCTGAAAAATGTGAAGGCGGGTATAAAATTACCGGAACCAAGACCTTTATTTCCAATGGCAGGATAGCAAAATTCTTTGTGATGGATGCTTCTACAGATAAATCAAAGGGATACAAAGGAATTACCACATTTGTTGTTGACGGCAATGCCCCTGGATTAGAAATTAGCAGGGATATACATAAGATGGGTATCAGGGGTTCCAGTACCGTTGAGTTGAATTTCCATGAAGTTTTTGTTCCTGAATCAAATATTGTAGGCGAATATAATAAGGGTTTTTCAGTAATAATGGACACACTGGATGCGGGAAGGATAGGAATAGCAGCCCAGGCACTGGGAATAGCCAGATCTGCATTCCACGAAGCACTTGAATATATAAACACAAGAAAACAGTTCAACAAAAAAATCATTGATTTCCAGGGCATCCAGTTTATGATAGCAGAAATGGAAAGCAGGATAAAGGCTTCTGATCTGCTTATCAGGGAAGCTGCAGAGAAATGGCAGAACCATGAGGATACCGTGGAGCTCTCATCCATTGCAAAGATGTATGCCTCTGATACCGCAGTATATGTGGCAGAAAGGTCACTGCAGCTATTCGGTGGATATGGTTATACTACAGATTTCAATGCTGAAAGGCATATGCGTGATGCAAAAATTACACAGATATATGAAGGAACCAACGAAATTCAGAAAATAATTATATCCCGGGAAATAATGAAAAATTTATAAAGTTTTTATATGTCAGAAACATTGAAGGATAATGTTAATCGGGCAGAAAATTATATTTTCCTATAAAGGCGAGGAATATGCCGGAACCTATATAAGTTCCGGAAAAAATACAATAACAGTTAAACTGGGAAGTGGCTACAATATTACAGTGGATGCCAGTTCAATTGAAATTAAAAAAGAATACTCCATGGAGAAAGGGGATAAACCTGGAGCTGAAACCAAAAATTCAGGTTGTGGGGAAAATGGAGTATGTATACTTACAACAGGGGGAACAATAGCAAGCTCGGTGGATTACACTACCGGAGCCGTAAAACCTGTAAAGGACATATCATATTTATATAATTTTGTGAATAATATTAGCCAGTTCAAACTTTACCATGAAAGCATAGACAATATACTCAGTGAGAATGTTAACGCAGAAAAATGGGTACAGTTTGCAAGGAAGGCAAGGGACGCAATGAAAAAGAGTAACTCAGTTATAGTATTCCATGGAACAGATACCATGCAGTACTCGGCTTCCGCATTATCATTTATGTTCGAGGA from Ferroplasma acidiphilum carries:
- a CDS encoding acyl-CoA dehydrogenase family protein, translating into MLNENETNVLKYVRELAETKIKPRAREIDEKMEVPEDIIQAMRDMGLFASYIPEKYGGYGLSFPFLVNVIETISEACPSTALVLDGALTLFAEPLIMFGSEELNKKYLTEIAKGAVGGLAITEPGSGSDAASISTRAEKCEGGYKITGTKTFISNGRIAKFFVMDASTDKSKGYKGITTFVVDGNAPGLEISRDIHKMGIRGSSTVELNFHEVFVPESNIVGEYNKGFSVIMDTLDAGRIGIAAQALGIARSAFHEALEYINTRKQFNKKIIDFQGIQFMIAEMESRIKASDLLIREAAEKWQNHEDTVELSSIAKMYASDTAVYVAERSLQLFGGYGYTTDFNAERHMRDAKITQIYEGTNEIQKIIISREIMKNL